A region of Sphingobium baderi DNA encodes the following proteins:
- a CDS encoding MFS transporter yields the protein MSPGRIKATVLACHFAGAFGPMGLPPFLGLILVGLAPSASESLIGWLYIVPTACLAISAPLWGRLADRWGRKPLLLRAQIGLAVSFLVAGLAGSLPLFVVALCLQGLLGGTFSASNAYLSEALPRSELSQALNLTQASARLALILAPAAVGFLIDQHIVPQNVYLVIALLPVIAVLMLLPLPTKSRSKTEAAADSAVPLPHGRQVLSRVAIMAGQTGFTLAMISSFPFLVPYSMKAFGIGAGTAGWLFGLPHIVYLFACLPLGRHLRDRDPAPWFAAGCLIVGGMLAVQAVTTSLLVFAMARVALGAGMTLGYVALNALITDTIEDASAGRTFGWFDSGAKLATIVASVGGGMIAASGGIGPLFFAAALCGAITAAIVMLLRGSTAFTRSAALK from the coding sequence GTGAGCCCGGGCCGCATCAAGGCCACCGTTCTCGCCTGTCATTTCGCGGGCGCGTTCGGTCCCATGGGTTTGCCGCCTTTTCTGGGCCTCATCCTGGTCGGGCTCGCGCCCAGTGCCAGCGAGAGCCTGATCGGCTGGCTCTACATCGTGCCGACTGCATGCCTTGCCATCTCCGCGCCGCTGTGGGGCCGTTTGGCCGACCGCTGGGGCCGCAAGCCCCTGCTGCTGCGCGCACAGATCGGCCTAGCCGTCAGTTTCCTGGTCGCCGGCCTCGCGGGATCGCTGCCGCTGTTCGTGGTGGCGCTCTGCCTCCAAGGCCTCTTGGGCGGCACCTTCTCGGCCAGCAACGCCTATCTCTCGGAAGCCTTGCCGCGCAGTGAATTGTCGCAAGCGCTGAACCTGACCCAGGCGAGCGCGCGTCTCGCGCTCATCCTGGCCCCCGCAGCCGTGGGCTTCCTGATCGATCAGCATATTGTTCCGCAGAATGTCTATCTGGTCATAGCACTCCTGCCGGTGATCGCCGTCTTGATGCTGCTCCCCCTTCCCACGAAGAGCCGCTCCAAAACCGAAGCGGCAGCGGATAGCGCGGTCCCGTTGCCCCATGGCCGGCAAGTGCTCTCGCGCGTCGCGATCATGGCCGGCCAGACCGGGTTCACGCTGGCCATGATCTCCTCCTTCCCGTTCCTCGTGCCTTACAGCATGAAAGCGTTCGGCATCGGTGCTGGCACCGCCGGATGGCTCTTCGGCTTGCCCCACATCGTCTATCTGTTCGCCTGCCTTCCGCTCGGCCGGCACTTGCGCGATCGCGATCCCGCACCCTGGTTCGCCGCCGGATGCCTGATCGTGGGCGGTATGCTCGCGGTGCAGGCAGTCACCACGTCGCTGCTCGTCTTTGCGATGGCGCGGGTCGCGCTGGGGGCGGGCATGACGCTCGGCTATGTCGCGCTCAATGCCCTGATCACCGACACGATAGAAGACGCCAGCGCGGGCCGGACTTTCGGCTGGTTCGACAGCGGTGCCAAACTGGCGACGATCGTCGCCAGCGTGGGGGGAGGCATGATCGCGGCCAGCGGTGGGATTGGTCCGCTGTTCTTCGCCGCCGCGCTCTGCGGGGCGATTACCGCCGCCATAGTCATGCTGCTGCGCGGATCGACAGCGTTCACCCGCTCAGCCGCCCTCAAATAA
- a CDS encoding IucA/IucC family protein: protein MNIATAVKPAPSVRDHSRYILRRVADCLVRENYREIAHGTVIPAERAPFDRLIAPTDHYLAYEAADGGTLFMPVEPDGFMQTWRVCAPPFVHVARQGARLVDSVTEFLEIMKAGLEGEDSGNVSAFLDECQAAIEQGAICDTARDTAPPASAHLAAHPEWHKQMLANDRLASFIDHPFYPTARAKHGFAADDLIAYGPEYQQSFRLAWLALPRDGLSVQGEVPARWPSFADVGLDPALEQTHALLPVHPFMRGERMDEILAKAGLTDRAYMAPRDYLEVAPTLSVRALAVVEEPGLHIKLPLAISTLGRLNLRAIKPVTINDGHVVHSLLEAIRADDATLRAKLLLTDESGGAHHAGERFLAHIVRRYPEGLDGCEPVPVAAMMAPMPDGRPYALHLADRYYGGDVERFLSEFCDLLLSVHLRLAAHYGIELEANQQNSVVLFSRGEGGLRLLLKDNDSPRIDASALLVAFPRADAWIGRLQDSRITQTDTAAIAQMLITITIQLNLGAVIEGLGRHLGRPGAYRSLLRASVERQLDRLDDEGIVSGPLRAALLDARHFPIKYLLRAATLETREAIGAADVNKAYGYTAPNFLLGETGR, encoded by the coding sequence ATGAACATCGCCACCGCTGTCAAACCTGCGCCATCGGTCCGCGATCACAGCCGCTATATCCTGAGGCGCGTGGCAGATTGCCTCGTGCGCGAAAACTATCGGGAAATCGCGCACGGGACGGTCATTCCAGCCGAGAGAGCACCCTTCGACAGGCTGATCGCACCCACGGATCACTATCTCGCCTATGAGGCCGCGGATGGCGGCACGCTTTTCATGCCGGTCGAGCCTGACGGGTTCATGCAGACGTGGCGTGTCTGCGCACCGCCGTTCGTTCATGTAGCGCGGCAAGGCGCGCGCCTCGTCGACAGCGTCACTGAGTTCCTCGAGATCATGAAGGCCGGGCTCGAAGGTGAGGACAGCGGCAATGTTTCTGCCTTTCTCGACGAGTGCCAAGCCGCGATCGAACAGGGCGCCATCTGCGACACGGCCCGCGATACCGCCCCGCCTGCCTCCGCACACCTGGCCGCCCATCCCGAATGGCACAAGCAGATGCTTGCCAACGACAGGTTGGCATCCTTCATCGATCATCCATTCTATCCTACAGCGCGGGCGAAGCACGGTTTTGCCGCCGACGATCTCATCGCTTATGGTCCGGAATATCAGCAGTCGTTCCGCCTAGCCTGGCTCGCCCTCCCCAGGGACGGTCTGTCCGTGCAAGGTGAAGTGCCTGCCCGTTGGCCGTCGTTCGCCGATGTGGGGCTCGATCCAGCGCTGGAGCAGACGCACGCGCTCCTGCCCGTCCATCCGTTCATGCGCGGCGAGAGAATGGACGAGATCCTGGCCAAGGCAGGGTTGACCGATCGCGCCTACATGGCGCCACGGGACTATCTCGAAGTCGCGCCCACGCTCTCGGTGCGGGCCTTGGCGGTCGTCGAGGAACCCGGCCTCCACATCAAGCTGCCGCTGGCGATCAGTACGCTTGGCCGCCTCAACTTGCGCGCGATCAAGCCGGTCACGATCAACGACGGCCATGTCGTCCATTCGCTGTTGGAGGCGATCCGGGCCGATGACGCGACGCTTCGGGCAAAGCTTCTCCTCACCGACGAAAGCGGCGGGGCGCATCACGCCGGGGAGCGATTCCTCGCCCACATCGTCCGCCGCTATCCCGAAGGGCTCGACGGCTGCGAGCCGGTGCCGGTCGCGGCCATGATGGCGCCAATGCCTGATGGCCGTCCCTACGCGCTGCATCTGGCAGATCGGTATTATGGGGGCGACGTTGAGCGGTTCCTCAGCGAGTTTTGTGACCTGCTCCTGAGCGTCCATCTTCGCCTGGCGGCGCATTACGGCATCGAGCTCGAGGCCAATCAGCAGAACTCCGTGGTGCTCTTTAGTCGGGGCGAGGGGGGCTTGCGCCTGCTGCTCAAAGATAACGACTCCCCCCGGATCGATGCTTCCGCCCTGCTTGTGGCTTTTCCCAGGGCGGACGCCTGGATCGGAAGGTTGCAAGATTCGCGTATCACCCAAACCGATACAGCGGCCATCGCGCAGATGCTGATCACCATCACGATCCAGCTCAATCTGGGCGCCGTCATCGAAGGGCTAGGCCGTCATCTGGGCAGGCCCGGCGCCTATCGAAGCCTGTTGCGCGCGTCCGTCGAGCGGCAACTCGACCGGCTGGATGACGAAGGCATCGTGTCCGGGCCGCTGCGCGCTGCGCTGCTGGACGCGCGCCATTTCCCGATCAAATATCTCCTGCGCGCCGCAACGCTGGAAACCCGCGAGGCGATCGGCGCTGCCGACGTCAACAAGGCCTATGGGTATACAGCGCCCAACTTTCTCCTTGGCGAGACGGGGCGGTGA
- a CDS encoding TonB-dependent receptor gives MLATTMNTRVVRKHGTVSILALVAAMASSPAFGAESADSEVAAAGSGRDDIVVTATNPEYRTPDTTALKLDAPLRDIPQTIDVIPSQVMRDQRALSLQDAVKNVAGIGMATGDGQRDQFVIRGNIAYGDLFIDGVRDDALYFRDLSNIERIEILKGPASVLYGRGSSGGLINRVPKKPGTEGGEIVLSYGSWDDKRGEIDLGHVFTDNDVAVRLTGAIERSDSYRDQGFLKREAIAPSVLFAPSERTRILLQADYLRDRRLTDNGIPAFQGRPVDVPASTYYGAANGRDVDFSQSEVWSTTATLDHEFSDTLRLHNAFRYYDYTLDRQNTIPNIVNEAARTVTLNRQSTDRAEHGWFNQLELSGTFSTGPLEHKLLLGFEAGRQSKYELRIDRANIATVDLFNPVLPVLPLAVSGNPSTNRTGVYKTLGFYAQDMIALGEHWKVLAGLRHDRFRQEVHQRIAGQPDLARTDTFWSPRIGLVWQPTPTQSYYASWNKSYQPSGETFALSVSSADIAPEKTINREIGAKFDLFDGKLSATISAFNLKRSDIKATDPVLLKVVPVGVQRTRGIELSAQLELSEGWQAIASYAYLDARITKSPALDSGVSIQGNRPTLTPVNSASFWLMRNFGDRFGLGGGANYVGDRQANLANTVVLPEYVTADAMAWARLGKFKAQLNIRNIFDRDYIVSAHGTVGNLNMPGAPRSVMFTLRYAID, from the coding sequence ATGCTTGCGACTACTATGAATACCCGTGTCGTTCGGAAACACGGCACCGTCTCGATACTGGCTTTGGTTGCGGCGATGGCGTCATCACCGGCCTTTGGCGCGGAGAGTGCGGACAGCGAAGTTGCGGCAGCCGGCTCGGGTCGCGACGACATCGTGGTAACGGCCACTAATCCGGAATACCGCACCCCCGACACCACGGCGTTGAAGCTCGACGCCCCGCTGCGCGACATCCCGCAGACAATCGACGTCATCCCCAGTCAGGTGATGCGTGACCAGCGGGCCTTGTCGCTGCAGGACGCGGTCAAGAACGTGGCCGGCATCGGCATGGCCACCGGAGACGGCCAGCGCGATCAGTTCGTGATCCGCGGCAATATCGCCTATGGTGACCTCTTCATCGACGGCGTTCGCGACGACGCCCTCTATTTCCGCGACTTGTCGAACATCGAGCGGATCGAGATTCTGAAAGGGCCGGCGTCCGTGCTCTACGGACGCGGCTCCTCCGGCGGTCTCATCAACCGGGTGCCCAAGAAGCCGGGCACCGAGGGGGGGGAGATCGTCCTGAGCTATGGCAGTTGGGACGACAAGCGCGGCGAGATCGATCTTGGCCATGTCTTTACCGACAATGATGTTGCCGTTCGCCTGACCGGCGCGATCGAACGGTCGGACAGCTATCGCGATCAGGGCTTTCTCAAGCGCGAAGCCATCGCGCCCTCGGTATTGTTCGCGCCGAGCGAACGCACACGGATACTTCTTCAGGCCGATTATCTGCGCGACCGCCGTTTGACCGACAACGGCATTCCGGCCTTCCAGGGACGTCCGGTCGATGTTCCCGCCTCGACCTATTATGGCGCGGCCAACGGCAGGGACGTGGATTTCAGCCAGTCGGAAGTCTGGTCCACGACCGCCACGCTCGACCATGAGTTCAGCGATACGCTTCGGCTGCACAACGCCTTCCGCTACTATGACTATACGCTCGATCGGCAGAACACGATTCCGAACATCGTCAACGAAGCCGCGCGGACGGTAACGCTCAATCGCCAGAGCACCGATCGCGCCGAGCATGGCTGGTTCAACCAACTGGAACTGTCCGGCACATTTTCCACCGGGCCGTTGGAGCACAAGCTGTTGCTGGGCTTCGAAGCGGGCCGTCAGTCCAAATATGAGCTGCGCATCGATCGGGCGAACATCGCCACGGTCGATCTGTTCAACCCGGTTCTGCCGGTCCTGCCCCTGGCAGTCTCCGGCAATCCCAGCACGAACCGGACCGGCGTCTACAAGACCCTCGGGTTCTATGCCCAGGACATGATCGCCCTCGGGGAACACTGGAAGGTGCTTGCCGGCCTGCGCCATGACCGCTTCCGCCAGGAAGTCCACCAGCGCATAGCGGGACAGCCCGACCTTGCGCGGACGGACACATTCTGGAGCCCGCGCATTGGCCTCGTCTGGCAGCCGACGCCGACCCAGTCCTACTACGCCTCCTGGAACAAGTCCTATCAGCCTTCCGGCGAGACGTTTGCTCTTTCGGTGAGCAGTGCGGACATAGCACCGGAAAAGACCATCAACCGCGAAATCGGGGCCAAGTTCGATCTGTTCGACGGCAAACTTTCGGCGACGATCTCGGCCTTCAACCTGAAGCGGTCGGACATAAAGGCGACCGATCCGGTTCTGCTCAAGGTCGTGCCAGTGGGCGTACAGCGGACGCGGGGGATCGAACTGTCGGCGCAACTGGAGCTGTCGGAAGGGTGGCAGGCCATTGCCAGCTATGCGTATCTCGATGCCCGTATCACCAAATCGCCGGCGCTCGATTCCGGTGTTTCCATCCAGGGCAATCGGCCGACGCTGACGCCGGTGAACAGCGCAAGCTTCTGGCTGATGCGGAACTTCGGAGACCGCTTCGGCCTCGGCGGCGGCGCCAATTATGTCGGCGATCGTCAGGCTAACCTCGCGAACACCGTCGTGCTGCCCGAATATGTGACCGCTGACGCCATGGCGTGGGCGCGCCTGGGCAAGTTCAAGGCGCAACTCAACATCCGCAACATCTTCGACCGCGACTACATCGTGTCGGCTCATGGCACCGTGGGGAACCTCAACATGCCAGGCGCTCCGCGGTCCGTGATGTTCACGCTGCGATACGCGATCGACTAG
- a CDS encoding type III PLP-dependent enzyme produces the protein MTLLRPSAAQVVAVVDSERPICAFLHDLDALQRHVLEMVRSLPPRAELFYAVKANNDPRILRTLAPHVAGFEVASSGEILRVREAVGSGARIIMGGPARTGGDIELILAQGVERLHVESLHTLRLANAVAAQAGAVLPILLRVNLAGPVPGATLTMGGAATQFGIAQSDIPDALKLLAHCPALRFEGFHFHTVSNNRDAAGHAALCAMELDLARSWANEHGLDLAVVNLGGGWGVDYGDPDWRFDVEGFTRALAPHVAGDLRLQFECGRILAAYHAVYVCEILDIKAVHGRVFALLRGGTHHFRLPSSWAHNHPFVILPRDAWLHPWPRPECSDTNLTLAGELCTPKDVLARDVPVARARIGDLVCFLMAGAYGWDISHHDFLCHAHPERIYLNEAGV, from the coding sequence ATGACGCTGTTGAGGCCAAGCGCCGCGCAAGTCGTCGCCGTGGTGGACAGCGAACGGCCGATCTGCGCCTTCCTGCACGATCTCGATGCGCTGCAGCGGCACGTGCTGGAAATGGTGAGGTCGCTGCCGCCCCGGGCGGAGTTATTCTATGCCGTCAAGGCCAACAACGACCCCAGGATATTGCGGACGCTCGCGCCGCACGTTGCCGGGTTCGAGGTCGCCTCGTCGGGCGAAATCCTGCGGGTGCGCGAGGCGGTCGGCTCCGGAGCCCGGATCATCATGGGCGGACCCGCGCGCACGGGCGGGGATATCGAGCTGATCCTGGCGCAGGGTGTCGAACGGCTCCATGTGGAAAGCCTGCACACGTTGCGCCTCGCGAACGCCGTTGCGGCACAGGCGGGTGCGGTCCTGCCCATATTGCTGCGTGTGAACCTTGCCGGCCCAGTGCCGGGAGCAACCCTCACCATGGGGGGAGCGGCAACCCAGTTCGGCATCGCGCAATCCGATATCCCCGACGCCCTGAAGCTGCTGGCGCATTGTCCGGCGCTGCGGTTCGAGGGATTCCATTTCCACACGGTCTCGAACAATCGCGATGCTGCCGGACATGCCGCGCTCTGCGCGATGGAACTCGATCTCGCCCGGTCCTGGGCGAACGAGCATGGTCTGGACTTGGCGGTAGTCAATCTCGGCGGTGGCTGGGGTGTCGACTATGGCGATCCGGACTGGCGGTTCGACGTGGAAGGCTTCACCCGCGCGCTCGCACCACATGTAGCTGGCGATCTGCGCCTGCAATTCGAATGCGGCCGGATTCTCGCCGCCTATCATGCCGTCTATGTCTGCGAGATTCTCGACATTAAGGCCGTCCATGGACGTGTCTTTGCCTTGCTGCGAGGTGGCACCCATCATTTCCGGCTGCCGAGTTCCTGGGCGCACAATCATCCTTTCGTGATTCTTCCCCGCGATGCCTGGCTTCATCCCTGGCCCCGGCCCGAATGCTCCGATACCAACCTGACGCTCGCCGGCGAGCTATGCACCCCCAAGGATGTGTTGGCCCGCGATGTGCCCGTCGCGCGGGCGCGGATCGGCGATCTCGTCTGCTTCCTCATGGCGGGAGCCTATGGCTGGGACATCTCCCACCATGACTTCCTGTGCCACGCCCATCCCGAGCGCATCTATCTGAACGAGGCGGGGGTATGA
- a CDS encoding IucA/IucC family protein, translated as MTLPLPVERTAEDAAAIRAGIAMERLLNTWLRERMTESVPVEGEACILNMGANRLRASCLRASPGGFHRWRLPVLVEQADGSATATNDPVLIASLMADTLAQENGSISPAIKERLIKALDGAEEHALVCAARPFDPSPMGLEQSLWHGHPFHPFAKSIDGFSADDIDCYAPERARGFQLRWIIAETEVGAALWRDGQAQERVNRILTDLSGLPEKAIGGRLLIPSHPWQAARLETDPSFADLVARGRAILTLPTGATMQPTSSVRTVFAPSANMFLKLPIAARITNFARTNPRDQIARSMAAEQALAAIAKQVAACGLDVLDEPGAVWIDRPDLEAITAVVLRDAPRREAFVLAGLLEPSPNDGRPMLEAMGCGFSGLAAAQAWLHAYVQTAILPPLRLFARTGVSLEAHSQNSLLELDRGTPTRLIVRDLEGVSIDRERFERIAPKLELDPSVFFLAEEARRRLVYYLISNQLNHVVAAVSRLADAPEGDLWRSIAEALSTAAEDSPTASLVAWLLEAETLPAKANFTSCFAGRGERPDYVEIPNPLRPALRDGYALQQSTVALS; from the coding sequence ATGACGTTGCCCCTACCTGTGGAGAGAACAGCCGAAGATGCCGCCGCCATCCGCGCCGGTATCGCGATGGAGCGGCTGCTCAATACATGGCTGCGAGAACGCATGACCGAATCCGTGCCGGTCGAGGGTGAGGCCTGCATCTTGAACATGGGCGCGAACAGGCTGCGCGCCTCGTGCCTGCGGGCATCGCCGGGAGGCTTCCATCGCTGGCGGCTACCCGTGTTGGTCGAACAAGCCGATGGGTCCGCAACGGCGACGAATGACCCTGTTCTCATCGCAAGCCTGATGGCGGATACGCTCGCACAGGAAAATGGCTCTATCTCGCCGGCGATCAAGGAGCGCCTCATCAAGGCGCTCGATGGTGCGGAGGAGCACGCTCTGGTCTGCGCGGCGCGTCCTTTCGATCCATCCCCAATGGGACTGGAGCAGAGTCTCTGGCACGGGCATCCATTCCATCCATTTGCCAAAAGCATAGATGGCTTTTCGGCGGACGATATCGACTGTTATGCGCCGGAGCGCGCCCGTGGTTTCCAGTTGCGCTGGATCATCGCCGAGACCGAAGTCGGGGCTGCGCTGTGGCGTGACGGGCAGGCCCAGGAGCGGGTGAACCGCATCCTCACCGATCTTTCCGGTCTGCCGGAAAAAGCGATCGGAGGCCGCCTTCTGATTCCGAGCCACCCCTGGCAGGCCGCGCGCCTCGAAACCGATCCATCATTCGCTGATCTCGTCGCGCGGGGACGCGCGATCCTCACCCTGCCCACCGGCGCGACGATGCAGCCGACGTCATCGGTCCGCACCGTGTTCGCACCCAGCGCCAATATGTTCCTCAAGCTCCCGATTGCGGCCCGGATCACCAATTTCGCGCGCACCAACCCGCGCGACCAGATCGCCCGAAGCATGGCGGCAGAGCAGGCGCTTGCGGCGATTGCGAAACAGGTCGCCGCCTGCGGCCTCGACGTGCTCGATGAGCCCGGCGCCGTCTGGATTGATCGTCCCGACCTCGAAGCAATTACGGCCGTCGTCCTGCGCGATGCGCCTCGGCGAGAAGCATTTGTACTGGCTGGCCTGCTCGAACCATCGCCGAACGATGGCCGCCCGATGCTAGAGGCCATGGGCTGCGGCTTTTCCGGTCTCGCCGCGGCGCAAGCCTGGCTACACGCTTACGTCCAGACGGCCATACTCCCGCCGCTGCGCCTGTTCGCCAGAACGGGCGTCAGCCTCGAAGCGCACAGCCAAAACAGCCTTCTGGAGTTGGACCGTGGAACTCCAACCCGCCTGATCGTGCGCGACCTGGAAGGGGTCAGCATAGATCGCGAGCGCTTCGAACGCATCGCGCCGAAGCTAGAACTCGATCCATCAGTATTCTTCCTCGCCGAGGAAGCGCGCCGGCGCCTAGTCTACTACCTGATCAGCAATCAGTTGAACCATGTGGTCGCGGCAGTCTCGCGTCTGGCTGATGCGCCGGAAGGCGACCTCTGGCGCTCCATTGCCGAGGCATTGTCCACCGCCGCCGAGGACAGCCCCACCGCCAGCCTCGTCGCCTGGCTTCTCGAAGCGGAAACCCTGCCTGCCAAAGCGAATTTCACGAGCTGTTTCGCCGGTCGCGGCGAACGGCCCGATTATGTCGAGATACCCAATCCCCTCCGACCTGCGCTGCGGGATGGATATGCACTGCAGCAATCGACGGTGGCGCTATCATGA
- the sbnB gene encoding 2,3-diaminopropionate biosynthesis protein SbnB produces MDANSPCSARPDAVGGGSDMTTATLRYLSRSDVAALGGDHSDLYMSAIEAGFRSHAAGDFVQPLKPYLRSPSTQHIADRIIAMPAWIGGAQPVAGLKWIGSKHDNPARRGMERASAVIVLNDPETNYPIAIMEGGLLSAMRTAAVTGVATRHLARKNFEEAAIIGCGPIAERQAQMLLQQFAGVKTLRLFDLREEAAHALAARLSQRFGDLVIAVTKSAEAAVRDCPVVITCTVTDKPYLAFDWLSKGTFLANVSIMDVERDVFLKVDKVVVDDWDQSNREKKIINLLVEAGEFSREQLHAELGEIIVGSKPGRETDDEIILLNPMGMAIDDIACAKAILNRAEDRNIGTVLPLF; encoded by the coding sequence ATGGATGCCAACAGCCCATGTTCTGCCCGTCCCGATGCTGTCGGAGGGGGCAGCGATATGACAACGGCTACTCTGCGATACTTGTCCCGTTCGGACGTCGCTGCGCTCGGTGGGGACCATTCGGATCTCTATATGAGCGCGATCGAGGCGGGCTTCCGCAGCCATGCCGCCGGCGACTTCGTACAGCCGCTCAAACCCTATCTGCGCAGCCCCAGTACCCAGCATATCGCGGATCGCATCATTGCCATGCCGGCCTGGATCGGCGGCGCGCAACCCGTTGCGGGGCTCAAATGGATTGGCTCCAAGCACGACAACCCGGCCAGAAGAGGGATGGAGCGGGCGAGTGCCGTCATCGTGCTCAACGATCCGGAGACCAACTATCCCATAGCGATCATGGAAGGCGGACTTCTAAGCGCGATGCGGACCGCGGCCGTCACCGGCGTCGCGACACGGCACCTGGCGCGAAAGAACTTCGAGGAAGCCGCGATCATCGGCTGCGGGCCGATTGCCGAACGGCAGGCCCAGATGTTGCTCCAGCAGTTCGCGGGCGTGAAGACACTGCGGCTGTTCGATCTACGCGAAGAGGCCGCGCACGCGCTTGCCGCCCGGCTTAGCCAGCGCTTCGGCGACCTCGTCATTGCCGTCACGAAAAGCGCGGAAGCAGCAGTTCGCGACTGTCCGGTGGTGATCACCTGCACCGTGACCGACAAGCCCTATCTCGCTTTCGACTGGCTCAGCAAAGGCACGTTCCTGGCCAACGTTTCGATCATGGATGTGGAACGCGATGTGTTCCTCAAGGTCGACAAGGTCGTTGTCGATGACTGGGACCAGTCCAACCGCGAAAAGAAGATCATCAACCTGCTGGTCGAAGCAGGCGAGTTTTCGCGCGAGCAACTGCATGCAGAACTTGGCGAGATCATCGTCGGGTCCAAGCCCGGTCGCGAGACGGATGATGAAATCATTCTGCTGAATCCGATGGGCATGGCGATCGATGATATCGCCTGCGCAAAGGCGATCCTCAACAGGGCTGAGGACAGGAACATCGGTACGGTCTTACCCCTCTTCTAG
- the sbnA gene encoding 2,3-diaminopropionate biosynthesis protein SbnA: MQSSAELSVGNTPLVALDRMFPPDEVPVFAKLEMLNVGGSVKDRTAHYMVSQALAAGRITSESHLVESSSGNLAIALAMIAKREGIPFTAVVDPNLAPANRCLIEAFGGQIDLVTEKDEGGGYLHTRIRRVDELVRTIPGAVWLNQYANPDNWRAHYNGIGEEIVREMPVEPTHVVAAVSTCGTLMGLARRLRERWPNIEVVAVDLEGSVIFGGTGGNRQIPGIGASRVPEQLALPEVDAVIYATDWESTLACRRLAESQGILAGGSSGTVMAAIAKLIPNLRKGSCIVTLLPDRGERYLDTVYDPDWPAQERRLTRPFAASFRRLGERPSIVRHSRSTSVAASSWMPTAHVLPVPMLSEGAAI, translated from the coding sequence ATGCAATCTTCAGCAGAACTGTCCGTCGGCAACACGCCGCTTGTTGCTCTGGACCGCATGTTTCCGCCGGACGAGGTTCCGGTCTTCGCAAAGCTCGAAATGCTGAATGTCGGCGGCAGCGTGAAGGATCGCACCGCGCACTACATGGTGTCGCAGGCATTGGCCGCGGGCAGGATCACATCAGAAAGCCACCTTGTGGAGAGTTCATCCGGCAATCTCGCCATAGCGCTCGCCATGATCGCCAAGCGGGAGGGCATTCCCTTCACCGCCGTGGTCGATCCCAACCTTGCCCCCGCCAATCGCTGCCTCATCGAAGCCTTTGGCGGGCAGATCGATCTGGTGACGGAGAAGGACGAGGGCGGCGGTTATCTGCACACCCGCATCCGGCGGGTGGATGAACTGGTGCGCACCATTCCGGGCGCGGTTTGGCTCAACCAATATGCCAATCCTGATAATTGGCGCGCCCATTACAACGGGATCGGTGAGGAGATCGTCCGCGAGATGCCCGTCGAGCCCACGCATGTGGTCGCGGCCGTCTCAACCTGCGGGACATTGATGGGCCTGGCGCGTCGTCTGCGCGAGCGTTGGCCGAATATCGAGGTCGTGGCGGTCGATCTGGAAGGGTCCGTCATCTTCGGAGGGACGGGCGGGAACAGGCAGATCCCGGGCATCGGCGCGAGCCGCGTGCCGGAGCAGCTCGCCCTGCCAGAGGTGGACGCCGTCATCTATGCGACGGACTGGGAGTCGACGCTAGCCTGCCGCCGCCTCGCGGAAAGCCAGGGCATATTGGCTGGCGGTTCGTCGGGCACGGTCATGGCGGCGATCGCCAAGCTGATCCCAAACCTTCGCAAAGGATCATGTATCGTCACCCTGCTGCCCGATCGCGGCGAACGCTATCTCGATACGGTCTATGATCCCGACTGGCCGGCCCAGGAACGCCGCCTCACGCGGCCTTTCGCAGCGTCCTTCCGCCGGCTGGGTGAACGACCATCGATCGTGCGGCATTCCCGGAGCACAAGCGTGGCCGCGTCTTCATGGATGCCAACAGCCCATGTTCTGCCCGTCCCGATGCTGTCGGAGGGGGCAGCGATATGA